In Thermosphaera sp., a genomic segment contains:
- a CDS encoding Lrp/AsnC family transcriptional regulator, whose product MVIIILDDVELQLTKILMKNPRVSILRISNLLGLNYISLRERLRKLQRNGLIDFKLAVSPLLVGDVAGVVRIKNKDVSKVIEKALKCNRVISAIMLNGEEALLITYGRSKDDIAFLVSYLTSETSDVVEVNIDYGRIPHGEKIALKNPEPRCAQRSEAPIKCNECIPVLRGRNRNSNLGENNIAV is encoded by the coding sequence ATGGTGATAATCATATTGGATGATGTTGAATTACAACTGACTAAAATACTAATGAAAAATCCGAGAGTAAGCATATTGAGAATCTCAAATCTTCTTGGCTTGAACTATATCTCCTTGAGGGAAAGGCTTAGAAAGCTCCAGAGGAACGGTTTAATAGATTTTAAGCTTGCTGTATCACCACTACTAGTAGGCGATGTAGCAGGAGTAGTAAGGATTAAGAACAAGGACGTAAGCAAGGTTATAGAGAAAGCCTTGAAGTGCAATAGAGTGATATCTGCTATAATGTTGAATGGCGAAGAAGCATTACTAATAACTTACGGTAGGAGTAAAGACGACATCGCATTCTTAGTGTCCTATCTAACCTCTGAGACGAGCGACGTTGTTGAAGTAAACATCGATTATGGTAGAATTCCGCATGGAGAGAAAATAGCGTTAAAGAATCCTGAGCCGAGGTGTGCTCAGAGAAGTGAAGCTCCCATAAAGTGTAATGAATGCATCCCTGTACTGAGGGGAAGAAATAGAAACTCTAACCTTGGGGAAAACAATATTGCTGTCTAA